ATAACCTTACTTACAATAGCATACTTATTTCTTCAATCTGGTCTTTATGCCATCACTGTCATCCATTTTGCTTttacatgtgttataaatcccacaCTCCTTTATTATTGTTTAAGCAATTATCTTTTTAAAGAGGCTTAATACTTCTTATATACTTATCCATGTTGTTACCATTTCCAttgttcttcattcctttgtgcaAATCCAGATTTCCATTTGCTATCAATTTCCTCCTACCTGAAGGACGTCCTTTAACTTTTCTTGTAGTGTGGGTCTGCTGGTGATAAAGTCTCAGATTTTAtgtttgaaaatgtctttattatgaattatcttttcagtgctgtctaatctgctgttaaacCAATCCATTGCACTTTTAATTTCAATTCCAATATTTTTCATTTggtactttcattttcatttggtaAGTTTCCCAACCTGCTTGATCATTTTTATATTCATGTTCTACAATTCCTGTTCTTTAGGCATAAAAATATATTGTGTTTGGTAATTCTAATATCTTAAGTCTTTGTAGGTCTGTTTCTTCGGCCTTGTTTTTGCTGGCTCTTGCTCATGATGCCTATTTTGTTTGTGATTTGTGACTGTGAACTCATACTCCTTGAAACTATCTCTGAGTTCCTCCAAAAAGAATCTATTTTGCTTTTGCCAGTCacctggaaggcactaaaaaccTGGTATCACTTTAAATTTTAAGCGGACACTTATTAAGACTACCCAGCTTATGGGCTGCCCTTGGGACAATCTTTCTTGTTGTTCCTGGGGAGGAAGGTAGAATGGAACAGATTTATTCATAGTTCATTTTTACGCTAAACCTCTCTCTTTTGGGGGCGGGGGTAGGTCTCAACTTTATGAGGTCTCCTATAGTCTTCCTACTTTGGGCAGGCCCTAGGCTTTTCTCTGCTGTTTATCGTCCCTTCCCCATCCCAGGCTTTTTTGAAAAGCCAAGTTCAATTTGACATTTGGCTGGCAAATGTCCTAAGAGTAAAAAGTGGCATCAGTGCCCTAAATACTCCTCTGGGCTTCTActtccatattttttatttttttgaggattcttatTTTGTAccacttttcaaaatttttttttgcctttgagaAATATTTTGCAGCTCattgatacattttttaaaatcgtTCTTGATATATACTCCAGATTTTAGTTGTTTTCAGCAGGTCCTTATATCTAATCAGACATACTGCTGGaaataaaattctttcaacttgCTCTTTAACAATTTACAGTACTGACATACCCCTCTCTGATCCAGAATTGCTGTTGtgctgttaagtgccgttgagtcaattctaactcataggaccctgcaggacagagcagaactgccccacagggtttctaaggagcggctggtggattcaaactggcgccctttttcggttagcagccatagcttgctgtagctcttaaccattgcaccaccagggctctgatccaGGGGTAGTAGAGTAAAAACACACTCAGGAACTAGTCTGCACTGAGGTCAAGTCTCAGATCCACTAGCAGTCTGACACTGGGTAGCTTGTTTCCATGTTGTGCCACagaaataaatgagttaatatatgaacACAACTTAAAACAGGGCCTCGCTTGGGTAAGTATAAGGATTTATTACTTGAAAACATTGAAACATTTTCATCCTGTGTAACACCAGCCACCTTACCCAATGGTCCAATGACACCTGGTCCTCTGGCCATCCAGCCCCTCCCCCCAATCATGTGGTAAACCACTCTCTGGGCTCATGCTGAGAGGCAGAAACCAACTATGAGCTTTTCACTGGAGGACAGGCCCTATGTCCAGGGCAGAATGGTAGCTGATGCTGATATAAGAGATTGTATCAGAAATGATCATCATCCTATAAGCCTGAATAATCTAAAGAATCTAAAAAACAATCATTTAAAAaacatcattttaaatttatttatttattgtttttatggTGGACAGTCATCATTTGCCCCAACAGCCATCTGAAGCCAATAGTCCTGGTTATTAAAAATCACAAAGTTGTACAAATGTTCTCCTCCTTTTCGAAAGCCATGTTCATTTTCTCTCCAAGAAACTGGGCTGTCTGCAAAGCCTTGAACAGACAAGGAAACCCAAGGAGCTAACTTTGGTTCGTCAAAGTAGTGACTGAAAAAGAAGATAATTTTTAATAAACGGAGAATAGAAATgttcacatttattttttttatttatccaggATAAGTGGTATTTCTGAGGGTCTAAAGAAGCTTAAGCCTAAACTTTAAATTCCTGATGTcgtattttaaatttaataaagGTCATCAAATTAGCCCCCCAAACAATGAACTTAAGCTGTTCCTACCTTTATTCTGAAAGAgtattaaaaataacaacaaaaacccacaaAGTAGACAAGAATAGTTTCATTCCTTTAAATAGTGATGCTTTCAGAGTCTCTGTTAACTGAAACATTACAGAATAATTTATTGTCTCTTAAGAAACTGACTTTCCtattgaagaaaatcaaagaggtAGTAAAATGTAAAAAGGGATGTTGGCTTTAAAAAACGGAAGCCTTTTGTtcaaacaaaaatttgtatatgAATATTCACGCCAGCACTATTCATAACAGTCAATAGgtggaaaaaacccaaatgttcatcaatggatgaacggataaacaaaatgtgatatattcatacaatgggatattatttggccataaaaaagaatgaagtactgatatatgctgctacatggatgaacctcgaaagcATTAtgacaagtgaaagaagccagacacaaaaggccacataccgGACGATTCTATTTAcacgaaatgtccagaataacCACTCCAAAGACGGAAAGcaggtcagtggttgccagggggtaGAAGGAGGAAGTAAggagagtgactgcttaatgggcacGGGGTTTCCCTTTGGAGTGATGGAAAAGTTCTGGAACTAGACAGTTCCAGATTACAGTTGTACAAtgctgtgaatgtactaaatgccactgtacactttaaaatggtaagCTTTATTTTATATGAATgtttccataattaaaaaaaaaaaaaggaaaaccctccaaCCTTAAATCTCAGACATAGCTAATAAATGTGAAAAAGGATGTTGTTGGGTTTAAAGAGGAAACTCCTCTAAAATTTAAATCttagatgttttaaaaataaagattgaGAGGTATGCTTGCTATATAATTATGCTCAATTTACAGTCTTTTCAAAAACGGATTTAAGTTTCCTAACTTTAGACACAAATGTACATATTTATATAGTACCTcccaaaaagaaaaggcaaatactaCTTCATACAGTACTTGGTATATTACTAATGCCCACTAATCCGTAGACTGGTAGGGTTAGAACGTGTCTGAGACATGAATTGGATTCAGAGGTGTTGAGACTCTTTCTCACCACTTCTTATAATCCGTAGAATGTTAAGACTAGAACACATCTGAGATGATTCGGATTCAGAGGTGCTGAAACCCTTTTTTTCACTACTACTTTTTGAAGTGAAATATCTTGCAGAACTCCCATACTTAAAGCATCATTCGTCCACAGGGTACTGCTGTTTTCTTAGGTGCTATTAGAACTTCTATTGCCCCAAAATGGATGGAAAGCAGAATAAGAAAAATGAGCAGTTCGTTTTTAAGAAGAATATTTTAAgtgctgctgtttttcttttcataagGACGAGGACTTGGCAATAGAATTTTTCTATCAGCAAGGGTAATCATGCTGCTTAAGATGGTAATGCTATTACACTTTGAACCCaagcagaaaaacaggaaaatgttTGTGAGGGGACTCTGCAATCCAGAGCACTAGCATTGTCACTAAAATGTCACGTTGGCACAGACGAGCAAGAGAGAAAAGGCAAAAGAGTCTCACCACAGTTGTTCCAGTAAGAGATTGATCTTCTCTGGAAGTAGGAAACCAGTGATTGTACATAAATAAGCTTTTGTCACCACTGTGCTTGGCTGAGGACAGTAATAGGTTGATAAGAAATTATTAGGCTCATTGTTTCTgtcacaaaaaaaagagaaagaagacacaTTTGTATCTACCACATAATCATGTTCAACCCAAAGCtaagaaaagaagatgaaagcCAGGCCCAAAGAAGGTCCTGGCGAGATCAGATACGTACAGGTTGACGTGACTGAAGACAGCTCCCAGCCAGTCCCAGAGCTCCTGGGCGCTGCAGGCTGCCTCAGCTGCCCCCCGGAGTGCATGGCTCTGCAGCACTGGGCACTGCAGGTCCGTCAGTGTGCTCAGGGCTATTTCTGGCTGCTGCTCCTGAATTTGGTAACTGGAAAAGTATGACATCATCGTTGATTCTTCTGCACCTTAAAACATACCATTTATggtcatttaaatattttaaataagttcAGTAAATCCTTGAAACTACAGTACTCCCATCTGAGATTTATGGGAAGCAGGCAGGATTGAGTAAGATGGAAGGAAGTTGTGCAAAGTTGTATTTGaattaaaatcattaaaattGCTTTTAGCGACTTGTGCCAAAGTTCCGCAAACATTCATCTTCTTTCAGAATTTTCCTGGAAAAGCAAAACACTTTCAGCTCCAACCCATACTAGTTCCACAATTTGCTCTAGTAAAAAAAGATTCAActtaataaataaaaccaaaaccattccttTTATATAAGTAAAATTGCTGACCTCTACAGAGGAAGTCTATTTGCATAATCTCTattaaggcaagggaagaggaacTGAATGATGATATAATCTCATTCAAGATTGTCTTTTAAAATCCAGTAAAGTGcaagtgtttttcttttaaaggatGTCTCCGTaacctacagccttggaaaataaaaatagtggCTCCCTCCAGGGCAAACAGCAGGATTATTTACTGGCCAGTGTAATAAAAtgatgtctctccctctctctggcaCAAAGGTCAGGCGGGCTTACTGCTCATTCTGAAAGCTCCAGGTTCCTCTACCATAACGCACCCCACTGCACGAGCAGTTGTCATCTGGCCCTCTTCATATCGCCCTGTGGGAAATGGGGCTCAGGTAAATGACGCTGGGACTCAGCTCCTGCTACTGCTGTGAGTCGTAAGGTACTTTTTCTCTGATAAGGAGCTTCCtgtcttctgccagcatccatAAAACTGTGGCAGGCTAACTTTTAGACGGCAAATATGGTAAAATCTCAGACCTCACACAGTCCTTGACAAACCCTTAAAATAATCAGGTGTTTGAGGAGCAAAAAGCTATCCAGAATCCTGCACATGGATGGTCCTCACAGAAGGCTCCATGAGATGCTAGTCCTTAGTCAATACATAGAGATGAGACACTACGCTCACTATTAGCTCCACCAGATATAGGGAGAGCCTGGTGTTACAGATGTAGGACTTATGGAAGCAGCTGGAGCACCAGTGACCAGAAACTTCCCATGAGGGGCACACAGATGAGCATATTTCCAAAAAGGACCTATGTGCTTACCCACTGTCTAAGAGAGTACTATGTTGTCATAATTCTTAATGATTGGATTCATCAtaatctggtggcacagtggttaagaactataactgctaactaaaagtcagttcaaatgcaccagctactccttggaaaccctatggggcagttctactcatacagggtcactatgagtcagaattgactgacagcaacaggtttgtttggaaacactggtggcgtagaggttaagagttacgactgctaaccaaaaggtcagcagttcgaatctaccaggagctccttggaaactctacggggcagttctactctgtagtatagggtcgctatgagtcggaatcgactcaatggcaaacaagCCAAAGATCCACTTCTAAAAAGGGCAAGGTGCAGGGCAGTTAGTTGTCAGCAGATTAACTTGTTTGGTGAATATAAAATTTTGAACAAAATTTAGTGTTCTACTTAATCAAAAGTTACAACAAATCTAATTTGACATTTAACGGTACACCTGAGTTATAACCCTGCATAATGAATAAAAAGTTTGTATAAATAACTATTAATtggtgttattttaaaatattatagccAAGGCTGTCTGAGGTAAGCTGTAAGAAGAaaggggagaaagagaaaagtcAGCTGCTCTGGGGCCACTCAAACGATACCTGGGTCTACATATAACCCAAGAAGACTCAG
This is a stretch of genomic DNA from Elephas maximus indicus isolate mEleMax1 chromosome 1, mEleMax1 primary haplotype, whole genome shotgun sequence. It encodes these proteins:
- the RPP40 gene encoding ribonuclease P protein subunit p40 isoform X1; the encoded protein is MATLRRLREVPRHLLVCEKSNFGHGKSRHRHLVETHYHNYRVSFLIPECGILSKELKSLVMETGPYYFVKNLPLHELISHEFINTFVKKGACYALTYNTNIDEDNTVALLPNGKLILSLDKDTYEETGLQGHPSQYSGRKIMKFIVSIDLMDFSFNPDSKNYKRTSWSFKEKKPLKFDFLLAWHPTGRYEEGQMTTARAVGCVMVEEPGAFRMSSAEESTMMSYFSSYQIQEQQPEIALSTLTDLQCPVLQSHALRGAAEAACSAQELWDWLGAVFSHVNLNNEPNNFLSTYYCPQPSTVVTKAYLCTITGFLLPEKINLLLEQLCHYFDEPKLAPWVSLSVQGFADSPVSWRENEHGFRKGGEHLYNFVIFNNQDYWLQMAVGANDDCPP
- the RPP40 gene encoding ribonuclease P protein subunit p40 isoform X3; its protein translation is MGPPLVSFLIPECGILSKELKSLVMETGPYYFVKNLPLHELISHEFINTFVKKGACYALTYNTNIDEDNTVALLPNGKLILSLDKDTYEETGLQGHPSQYSGRKIMKFIVSIDLMDFSFNPDSKNYKRTSWSFKEKKPLKFDFLLAWHPTGRYEEGQMTTARAVGCVMVEEPGAFRMSSAEESTMMSYFSSYQIQEQQPEIALSTLTDLQCPVLQSHALRGAAEAACSAQELWDWLGAVFSHVNLNNEPNNFLSTYYCPQPSTVVTKAYLCTITGFLLPEKINLLLEQLCHYFDEPKLAPWVSLSVQGFADSPVSWRENEHGFRKGGEHLYNFVIFNNQDYWLQMAVGANDDCPP
- the RPP40 gene encoding ribonuclease P protein subunit p40 isoform X4, which codes for METGPYYFVKNLPLHELISHEFINTFVKKGACYALTYNTNIDEDNTVALLPNGKLILSLDKDTYEETGLQGHPSQYSGRKIMKFIVSIDLMDFSFNPDSKNYKRTSWSFKEKKPLKFDFLLAWHPTGRYEEGQMTTARAVGCVMVEEPGAFRMSSAEESTMMSYFSSYQIQEQQPEIALSTLTDLQCPVLQSHALRGAAEAACSAQELWDWLGAVFSHVNLNNEPNNFLSTYYCPQPSTVVTKAYLCTITGFLLPEKINLLLEQLCHYFDEPKLAPWVSLSVQGFADSPVSWRENEHGFRKGGEHLYNFVIFNNQDYWLQMAVGANDDCPP